The proteins below come from a single Mya arenaria isolate MELC-2E11 chromosome 8, ASM2691426v1 genomic window:
- the LOC128243044 gene encoding uncharacterized protein LOC128243044: MSRTFEILFRLIVLIYGIPSNESTTGESVDDWTQCPPPSSRFKVLINVSIKQCTTECETRPACVALGYLRRPSVCELYDKPADGGGPGSSTATSHCIFVNRENIKQQDGDSCNCPTWSVCDRKSNTCTIKECKPLRNVQNGKILGNRYDVGARLRVICDAGYKEDMDITTLTCADCGLWSHVPSCVPKFKIPAVVTSPQTLQGFSTLPPTTPASATSTTTTTANTQTITTLAPTTPASATSTATTTANTPTITTLASTSPASVTSTTPTTANTPTITTLAPTTPASVTSTTPTTANTPTKTKPDPTTPASATSTTTTTANTQTITTLAPTTPASATSTATTTAKTQTITTLAPTTPASATSTTTTTHQPRVRQRQLQTPK; the protein is encoded by the exons ATGAGTCGGACGTTTGAAATACTTTTTAGGCTTATCGTTCTTATCTACGGAATTCCGTCGAATGAATCCACGACAGGGGAATCTGTGGACGATTGGACACAGTGTCCGCCACCTAGCAGCCGTTTCAAGGTTTTAATAAACGTGTCCATCAAGCAATGTACTACAGAGTGCGAGACACGTCCGGCATGTGTCGCCCTCGGATACTTGCGCCGTCCGAGTGTGTGTGAACTGTACGACAAGCCCGCGGACGGAGGCGGGCCTGGGAGCAGTACCGCGACCTCACATTGTATTTTTGTCAACAGGGAAAATATAAAGCAACAG GACGGGGACTCGTGCAACTGCCCCACCTGGAGCGTCTGTGACAGGAAGTCGAACACCTGCACGATTAAAG aATGTAAGCCACTGAGGAACGTACAAAATGGCAAGATTCTCGGGAACCGATACGACGTCGGCGCGAGACTGCGCGTGATATGTGACGCGGGTTACAAAGAGGATATGGATATAACGACACTAACGTGTGCCGATTGTGGTCTCTGGTCGCACGTGCCATCATGCGTACCGAAGTTCAAGATACCAGCGGTTGTCACCTCGCCGCAAACATTACAAGGATTCT CCACTCTACCTCCAACCACTCCAGCATCAGCCACGAGTACGACAACGACAACTGCAAACACCCAAACTATAACCACTCTAGCTCCAACCACTCCAGCATCAGCCACGAGCACCGCAACGACAACTGCAAACACCCCAACTATAACCACTCTAGCTTCAACCAGTCCAGCATCGGTCACAAGTACGACACCGACAACTGCAAACACCCCAACTATAACCACTCTAGCTCCAACCACTCCAGCATCAGTCACAAGTACGACACCGACAACTGCAAACACCCCAACTAAAACCAAACCAGATCCAACCACTCCAGCATCAGCCACGAGTACGACAACGACAACTGCAAACACCCAAACTATAACCACTCTAGCTCCAACCACTCCAGCATCAGCCACGAGCACCGCAACGACAACTGCAAAAACCCAAACTATAACCACTCTAGCTCCAACCACTCCAGCATCAGCCACGAGTACGACAACGACAACT CATCAGCCACGAGTACGACAACGACAACTGCAAACACCCAAATAA